A single region of the Streptomyces virginiae genome encodes:
- the rimP gene encoding ribosome maturation factor RimP: MSTTQSDRLRGLLEPLVAAKGLDLEEIEMSRAGKRRMLRIIVDSDEGVELDACAELSREVSDKLDETDVMGEDEYVLEVSSPGADRPLTEHRHYVRAIGRLVKFQLAEGGELIARILEVDDEGLDLEVPGVKGRKATARRIAFTDIAKARVEIEFNRKDKKEEEA, from the coding sequence ATGAGCACCACCCAGAGCGACAGGCTGCGCGGACTGCTGGAGCCGCTCGTTGCCGCCAAGGGCCTGGACCTCGAAGAGATCGAGATGTCCCGGGCGGGCAAGCGCCGGATGCTGCGGATCATCGTGGACTCCGACGAGGGCGTGGAGCTGGACGCGTGTGCCGAGCTGAGTCGCGAGGTCTCCGACAAGCTCGACGAAACCGATGTGATGGGTGAGGACGAGTACGTCCTCGAAGTGAGCTCGCCGGGCGCCGACCGCCCGCTGACCGAGCACCGTCACTACGTACGGGCGATCGGCCGTCTCGTGAAGTTCCAGCTCGCCGAGGGCGGGGAACTGATCGCCCGCATTCTCGAAGTCGACGACGAGGGCCTGGACCTCGAAGTCCCGGGCGTGAAGGGCCGCAAGGCGACCGCCCGGCGTATCGCATTCACCGACATCGCCAAGGCGCGTGTCGAGATCGAGTTCAACCGCAAGGACAAGAAGGAAGAGGAGGCGTAG
- the nusA gene encoding transcription termination factor NusA, whose translation MDIDMSALRGLVREKEISFDLLVEAIESALLIAYHRTEGSFRRARVVLDRTNGHVVVWATEDPRDLEEGQEPKEFDDTPSDFGRIAATTAKQVILQRLRDAEDDLTFGEFAGREGDVITGVVQQGKDPKNVLVDIGKLEAILPVQEQVPGEEYTHGLRLKAYVVRVAKGVRGPSVTLSRTHPNLVKKLFSLEVPEIADGSVEISAIAREAGHRTKIAVRSTRSGLNPKGACIGPMGSRVRNVMAELHGEKIDIVDWSDDPAEMVANALSPARVSKVEVVDWDSRSARVTVPDYQLSLAIGKEGQNARLAARLTGWRIDIRPDTEVSPDADRDRDRGGE comes from the coding sequence GTGGACATCGACATGAGTGCCCTGCGGGGTCTGGTCCGGGAGAAGGAGATCTCCTTCGACCTGCTCGTCGAGGCGATCGAGTCGGCCCTCCTCATCGCGTACCACCGGACCGAGGGGAGCTTCCGCCGCGCTCGCGTCGTGCTGGACCGCACCAACGGTCACGTGGTCGTGTGGGCGACGGAAGACCCGAGGGATCTCGAAGAGGGCCAGGAGCCCAAGGAGTTCGACGACACGCCGTCGGACTTCGGCCGGATCGCCGCGACGACCGCCAAGCAGGTGATCCTGCAGCGTCTGCGCGACGCCGAGGACGACCTGACCTTCGGCGAGTTCGCCGGCCGTGAGGGCGACGTCATCACCGGCGTCGTCCAGCAGGGCAAGGACCCCAAGAACGTCCTCGTCGACATCGGCAAGCTGGAAGCCATCCTGCCGGTGCAGGAGCAGGTCCCCGGCGAGGAGTACACGCACGGCCTGCGCCTGAAGGCGTACGTCGTACGGGTGGCGAAGGGCGTCCGCGGTCCGTCCGTGACCCTCTCGCGCACCCACCCCAACCTGGTGAAGAAGCTCTTCTCGCTGGAGGTCCCGGAGATCGCCGACGGCAGCGTCGAGATCTCGGCGATCGCCCGTGAGGCCGGTCACCGCACCAAGATCGCCGTGCGGTCCACCCGCTCGGGCCTCAACCCGAAGGGCGCCTGCATCGGCCCGATGGGCAGCCGCGTGCGCAATGTGATGGCCGAACTGCACGGCGAGAAGATCGACATCGTCGACTGGTCCGACGACCCGGCGGAGATGGTCGCGAACGCGCTGTCACCCGCGCGGGTGAGCAAGGTCGAGGTCGTCGACTGGGACTCCCGGTCCGCCCGGGTGACCGTGCCGGACTACCAGCTGTCGCTGGCCATCGGCAAGGAGGGCCAGAACGCCCGCCTCGCCGCGCGGCTCACCGGCTGGCGCATCGACATCCGTCCCGACACCGAGGTCTCCCCGGACGCCGACCGCGACCGGGACCGGGGCGGGGAATAA
- a CDS encoding YlxR family protein: MSGRTQARACPERTCVGCRERAAKNDLLRVVADGDACVPDPRGTRPGRGAYVHPAVVCLDQAIRRRAFPRALRSAGALDTENLRKAVADEAGHTVKK, translated from the coding sequence GTGTCTGGCCGGACGCAAGCCCGCGCATGCCCCGAACGCACCTGTGTGGGGTGTCGGGAGCGAGCGGCCAAGAACGATCTGCTGCGCGTCGTGGCGGACGGGGACGCATGCGTCCCTGATCCACGCGGCACGAGGCCGGGCCGGGGTGCGTACGTGCACCCCGCCGTGGTCTGCCTCGACCAGGCGATTCGCCGCCGTGCGTTCCCCCGGGCCCTTCGGTCCGCCGGAGCGCTCGACACGGAGAACCTGCGCAAAGCCGTGGCCGATGAGGCCGGGCACACCGTAAAGAAGTAG
- the infB gene encoding translation initiation factor IF-2, whose protein sequence is MAKVRVYELAKEFGVESKVVMAKLQELGEFVRSASSTIEAPVVRKLTDALQGPGGSAGKSAAKPGAPRKAAPAKPGAPTPGAAARPAAPKPGAPAPKPVVAEAPATAAPAPVTPAASGPRPGPKAPAAPKPAPAAPVATEFSAPPAAPAAPARTERPAAAPGPRPAQQRPAQGQGGQGGARPGAPRPAGATPGAPSQRPSGAPGSQAPRPQGARPAGPRPGNNPFTSGGSTGMARPQAPRPAGAPRPGAPGAGGGQGAPRPQGGPGGAPRPQGPGGARPTPGGMPRPQGGAPRPGGAPGGNRPNPGMMPQRPAAGGPGPRPGGGPGGRGPGAGGAGRPGGAGRPAGGGFAGRPAGPGSRPGGGGGFGGPRPGGGGFGGGPAGAGGGGRPGFGGRPGGPGARGGTQGAFGRPGGPARRGRKSKRQRRQEYEAMQAPSVGGVMLPRGGGETVRLSRGASLTDFAEKINANPASLVAVMMNLGEMVTATQSVSDETLEMLAGEMNYVVQIVSPEEEDRELLEGFDIEFGEDEGGEEYLMPRPPVVTVMGHVDHGKTRLLDAIRKTNVVAGEAGGITQHIGAYQVSTEVNDEERKITFIDTPGHEAFTAMRARGAKSTDIAILVVAANDGVMPQTIEALNHAKAAGVPIVVAVNKIDVEGADPVKVRGQLTEFGLVAEEYGGDTMFVDISAKQGLHIDSLLEAVVLTADASLDLRANPEQDAQGIAIESHLDRGRGAVATVLVQRGTLRVGDTMVVGDAYGRVRAMLDDKGNNVEEAGPSTPVLVLGLTNVPGAGDNFLVVDEDRTARQIAEKRAARERNANFAKRVRRVSLEDLDSVLKAGLVQELNLIIKGDASGAVEALESSLLQLDVGEEVDIRVLHRGVGAVTESDISLAMGSDAIVIGYNVRAAGRAAQMADREGVDVRYYSVIYQAIEEIEAALKGLLKPEYEEVELGTAEVREIFRSSKLGNIAGVLIRSGEVKRNTKARLLRDGKVIAENLNISGLRRFKDDVTEIREGFEGGINLGSYNDIKIDDVIATYEMREKPRA, encoded by the coding sequence GTGGCTAAGGTCCGGGTATACGAACTCGCCAAGGAGTTCGGAGTTGAGAGCAAGGTCGTCATGGCCAAGCTCCAGGAACTCGGTGAGTTCGTCCGTTCGGCGTCCTCGACGATCGAGGCGCCGGTTGTACGCAAGTTGACCGACGCGCTGCAGGGCCCCGGCGGTAGCGCCGGCAAGTCCGCCGCGAAGCCGGGTGCGCCTCGCAAGGCCGCCCCCGCCAAGCCCGGGGCTCCCACCCCGGGTGCCGCTGCACGTCCCGCTGCGCCGAAGCCCGGCGCACCGGCCCCCAAGCCGGTCGTCGCGGAGGCTCCGGCCACCGCAGCGCCCGCACCGGTGACTCCGGCCGCCTCCGGCCCGCGTCCCGGCCCGAAGGCTCCGGCCGCCCCGAAGCCCGCTCCGGCGGCGCCCGTGGCGACCGAGTTCTCCGCGCCTCCGGCGGCCCCGGCCGCCCCGGCGCGCACCGAGCGTCCCGCCGCGGCTCCCGGCCCCCGTCCGGCGCAGCAGCGTCCGGCACAGGGTCAGGGTGGCCAGGGCGGTGCCCGTCCCGGCGCCCCGCGCCCGGCCGGGGCCACTCCCGGTGCCCCGTCGCAGCGTCCCTCCGGAGCCCCCGGCTCCCAGGCGCCGCGTCCGCAGGGTGCCCGTCCGGCGGGTCCCCGTCCGGGCAACAACCCCTTCACCTCCGGCGGCTCCACCGGAATGGCGCGCCCCCAGGCGCCCCGTCCGGCCGGCGCGCCCCGTCCCGGTGCCCCCGGCGCCGGTGGCGGCCAGGGTGCTCCCCGCCCGCAGGGTGGTCCCGGCGGCGCTCCGCGTCCGCAGGGTCCCGGCGGCGCCCGTCCGACCCCGGGCGGCATGCCGCGTCCGCAGGGCGGCGCCCCGCGTCCCGGTGGTGCTCCCGGTGGTAACCGTCCGAACCCGGGCATGATGCCGCAGCGTCCCGCTGCCGGTGGTCCCGGTCCCCGTCCCGGTGGCGGCCCCGGTGGCCGTGGTCCCGGTGCGGGCGGCGCAGGTCGTCCCGGCGGTGCCGGTCGTCCCGCGGGCGGCGGCTTCGCCGGTCGTCCGGCCGGTCCGGGCTCGCGTCCCGGCGGCGGTGGCGGCTTCGGCGGCCCGCGTCCCGGTGGCGGCGGCTTCGGTGGCGGTCCGGCCGGTGCCGGTGGCGGCGGTCGTCCCGGCTTCGGTGGTCGTCCCGGTGGTCCCGGTGCCCGTGGTGGCACGCAGGGTGCCTTCGGTCGTCCCGGTGGTCCGGCCCGTCGTGGTCGCAAGTCCAAGCGTCAGAGGCGCCAGGAGTACGAGGCCATGCAGGCCCCGTCCGTCGGCGGCGTGATGCTGCCGCGCGGTGGCGGCGAGACCGTGCGCCTGTCGCGCGGTGCCTCCCTCACCGACTTCGCGGAGAAGATCAACGCCAACCCGGCGTCGCTCGTCGCCGTGATGATGAACCTCGGCGAGATGGTCACTGCCACGCAGTCCGTCTCCGACGAGACGCTCGAGATGCTGGCCGGCGAGATGAACTACGTCGTCCAGATCGTCAGCCCGGAGGAAGAGGACCGCGAGCTCCTCGAGGGCTTCGACATCGAGTTCGGCGAGGACGAGGGCGGCGAGGAATACCTCATGCCGCGTCCGCCGGTCGTGACCGTCATGGGTCACGTCGACCACGGTAAGACCCGACTGCTCGACGCCATCCGCAAGACGAATGTCGTCGCGGGCGAGGCCGGTGGCATCACGCAGCACATCGGTGCGTACCAGGTCTCCACCGAGGTCAACGACGAAGAGCGCAAGATCACCTTCATCGACACCCCGGGTCACGAGGCGTTCACCGCCATGCGTGCCCGTGGTGCGAAGTCGACCGACATCGCGATCCTCGTGGTCGCGGCCAACGACGGCGTCATGCCGCAGACGATCGAGGCGCTCAACCACGCCAAGGCCGCCGGCGTCCCGATCGTCGTCGCGGTCAACAAGATCGACGTCGAGGGTGCCGACCCGGTCAAGGTGCGCGGTCAGCTCACCGAGTTCGGTCTGGTCGCCGAGGAGTACGGCGGCGACACGATGTTCGTCGACATCTCCGCCAAGCAGGGTCTGCACATCGACTCCCTGCTCGAGGCCGTCGTCCTCACCGCCGACGCCTCGCTCGACCTCCGCGCCAACCCGGAGCAGGACGCTCAGGGTATTGCGATCGAGTCCCACCTCGACCGCGGCCGCGGTGCCGTCGCCACCGTCCTCGTCCAGCGCGGTACCCTCCGCGTCGGCGACACGATGGTCGTGGGCGACGCCTACGGTCGTGTGCGCGCCATGCTCGACGACAAGGGCAACAACGTCGAGGAAGCGGGTCCGTCGACCCCCGTCCTGGTCCTGGGTCTCACCAACGTCCCCGGCGCCGGCGACAACTTCCTCGTCGTCGACGAGGACCGTACGGCCCGTCAGATCGCCGAGAAGCGTGCTGCGCGTGAGCGCAACGCCAACTTCGCCAAGCGCGTCCGTCGCGTGTCCCTCGAGGACCTCGACTCCGTGCTCAAGGCCGGTCTGGTCCAGGAACTCAACCTCATCATCAAGGGCGACGCGTCCGGTGCGGTCGAGGCTCTCGAGTCCTCGCTGCTCCAGCTCGACGTCGGTGAAGAGGTCGACATCCGGGTCCTGCACCGCGGTGTGGGTGCGGTCACCGAGTCCGACATCTCGCTGGCGATGGGCTCCGACGCCATCGTCATCGGTTACAACGTCCGTGCGGCCGGCCGTGCCGCGCAGATGGCGGACCGCGAGGGCGTCGACGTTCGCTACTACTCGGTGATCTACCAGGCCATCGAGGAGATCGAGGCGGCCCTGAAGGGTCTCCTCAAGCCGGAGTACGAAGAGGTCGAGCTCGGTACGGCGGAGGTCCGCGAGATCTTCCGCTCGTCCAAGCTGGGCAACATCGCCGGTGTCCTCATCCGGTCCGGCGAGGTCAAGCGCAACACCAAGGCGCGGCTCCTGCGCGATGGCAAGGTCATCGCCGAGAACCTCAACATCTCGGGTCTGCGCCGCTTCAAGGACGACGTCACCGAGATCCGTGAGGGCTTCGAGGGTGGTATCAACCTCGGTTCCTACAACGACATCAAGATCGACGACGTCATCGCGACGTACGAGATGCGCGAGAAGCCGCGCGCGTAA
- a CDS encoding DUF503 domain-containing protein — translation MYVGTLSFDLLLGDVHSLKEKRSVVRPIVAELQRKFSVSAAEVGDQDLHRRARIGVALVSGDTGFLSDVLDRCERLVAARPEVELLSVRRRLHGDED, via the coding sequence ATGTACGTGGGGACTCTGTCCTTCGATCTGCTCCTCGGCGACGTCCACTCGCTGAAGGAGAAACGCTCCGTGGTCCGGCCCATCGTGGCCGAGCTCCAACGCAAGTTCTCCGTGAGCGCGGCTGAAGTGGGCGACCAGGACCTGCACCGCAGGGCCCGTATAGGGGTCGCCCTGGTGAGTGGGGACACGGGGTTCCTCTCGGACGTACTGGACCGCTGCGAGCGGCTGGTCGCGGCGCGTCCGGAAGTGGAGCTGCTGTCCGTACGACGGCGCCTCCACGGTGATGAAGACTGA
- the rbfA gene encoding 30S ribosome-binding factor RbfA, translating into MADNARAKKLADLIREVVAEKLLRGVKDPRLGTHVTITDTRVTGDLREATVFYTVYGDDEDRASAAAGLESAKGVLRSAVGRAAGTKFTPTLTFVADALPENAKTIEDLLDKARSSDAQVREVSSGAQYAGDADPYKKPGDDEDAAAE; encoded by the coding sequence GTGGCCGACAATGCGCGGGCGAAGAAGCTGGCGGACCTCATCCGGGAGGTGGTGGCCGAGAAGCTGCTCCGCGGTGTCAAGGACCCCCGCCTCGGTACGCACGTGACCATCACGGACACCCGGGTCACCGGCGACCTGCGGGAGGCCACGGTCTTCTACACGGTCTACGGTGACGACGAGGACCGGGCCAGCGCGGCGGCGGGCCTGGAGAGCGCCAAGGGCGTACTGCGTTCCGCGGTCGGCCGGGCGGCGGGCACCAAGTTCACGCCCACCCTGACCTTCGTCGCGGACGCCCTCCCGGAGAACGCCAAGACCATCGAGGACCTCCTCGACAAGGCGCGCTCCTCCGACGCCCAGGTGCGCGAGGTGTCCTCCGGCGCCCAGTACGCCGGCGACGCCGACCCGTACAAGAAGCCGGGCGACGACGAGGACGCAGCCGCCGAATGA
- the truB gene encoding tRNA pseudouridine(55) synthase TruB: protein MSNAGKTPDGLVIVDKPSGFTSHDVVAKMRGIAKTRRVGHAGTLDPMATGVLVLGVEKATKLLGHLALTEKEYLGTIRLGQDTLTDDAEGEITSSADASGVTREAVDAGIAKLTGEIMQVPSKVSAIKIKGVRSYKRARDGEDFEIPARPVTISSFQVYDMREAEAEDGTKVVDLVVSVVCSSGTYIRALARDLGADLGVGGHLTALRRTRVGPYKLDKARTLDQLQEELTVMPIGEAAAAAFPRWDLDARRASLLANGVRIDMPQEYESGRTVAVFGPEGQLLGLVESKNGKAKSLAVFV, encoded by the coding sequence ATGAGCAACGCAGGGAAGACGCCGGACGGCCTTGTCATCGTCGACAAGCCGTCCGGCTTCACTTCGCACGACGTGGTCGCCAAGATGCGCGGGATCGCCAAGACCCGCCGCGTCGGCCACGCGGGAACACTGGACCCGATGGCGACGGGCGTCCTCGTCCTCGGCGTCGAGAAGGCCACCAAGCTCCTCGGCCACCTCGCGCTCACCGAGAAGGAGTACCTCGGCACGATCCGCCTGGGCCAGGACACCCTGACGGACGACGCCGAAGGCGAGATCACCTCGTCCGCGGACGCCTCCGGGGTCACCCGGGAAGCCGTGGACGCGGGTATCGCCAAGCTGACCGGCGAGATCATGCAGGTCCCGTCCAAGGTCAGCGCCATCAAGATCAAGGGTGTGCGTTCCTACAAGCGCGCCCGCGACGGCGAGGACTTCGAGATCCCGGCCCGCCCGGTCACGATCTCCTCCTTCCAGGTGTACGACATGCGCGAGGCGGAGGCCGAGGACGGCACCAAGGTCGTCGACCTCGTCGTCTCCGTCGTCTGCTCCAGCGGTACGTACATCCGCGCCCTCGCCCGTGACCTGGGCGCCGACCTCGGCGTCGGCGGACACCTGACCGCGCTGCGCCGCACGCGGGTGGGCCCCTACAAGCTCGACAAGGCGCGGACCCTGGACCAGCTCCAGGAGGAGCTGACCGTCATGCCCATCGGCGAGGCGGCCGCCGCGGCCTTCCCCCGCTGGGACCTGGACGCCCGGCGGGCCTCGCTGCTCGCCAACGGCGTGCGGATCGACATGCCGCAGGAGTACGAGTCCGGCCGCACGGTCGCGGTCTTCGGACCGGAGGGCCAACTGCTCGGTCTCGTCGAGAGCAAGAACGGAAAGGCGAAGTCCCTCGCGGTCTTCGTCTGA
- a CDS encoding serine protease, with product MAELVKICDPAGRERGSGFVADDRGTVVTSHEAVDGLPRVVLHAPGRTWLAEAADVTALPALALALIRTDGLGLRPLPVAPREVIDPGTYVRLPARGWRQARVLGGTEVDYPATDRSHAVPSGVAVELAIGTDGRDALRLGGEACGGPVLDADSGAVLAVVGTALRAEHRSGGFAVALRAAAGADPHGPLAALLERNAATVPGHGADLNLAGALELTATTLGASLLPDGPEPVERPGIAAELDAFTTGDRPVLGLVGDPGTGRTTELAALAVRRARGACPAPTLWLRGADLRATDTSLADAATRALTAAARIVGSAVSPEDGADRSTGSDGPERDAAGSAGSDGAGGVSGRSPQGAERSAARRSDPASRSAPEETPRRAPGPGGTPPDARPGRTPATPGGTTPADGCGRPVPAGAAAHLADVVARAGRRLLVVLDAPEEMPPELAHRLAPWTTATAAWLQATGTRLVVAARPEYWEGAGALYPPEALHTPARSARRLPPALPLADLDAAEAETARARLGIPADAVREADARHPLTLHLLAGIRAAEVTTGRPGRDEVFAAHLDLLCLRTAVRIAAACADAGGARVHGPGVKRLAARVAGRVHEAARRALGPGQGQLDRASFEELFPWRTGWASAVLTEGLLVPAGPGYRFAHEELSDWIQAGHLDVPTALGLLVHGPAEPGLPVPRHRIGPVLEALRRLAPDRLRGELTGLVHRLNRFTEEPERAGPDRAWWAARLLRETLLRAPDARPHLPVLHALAEHVARAGPGEFGGWFWNRLRLPEPDRLDLLRRLLPADPAEAVPGDRYLDAAARRLARDPRRAQPLLCAWFTDGRRLRGRPGATVATAAQALLHTHRGLAVDDLTEALVAAAHPRADELLAVLAEEEPSALCRAVDRWAHDERPGRRVAAATYGQATAPHVRTPADRELLRHAARALLARPADATLHGSALAILLRDPQARGRYLPDALACFRDPASGSRLPAEALVAALPVLPDPDEVFAALRARADGEVVRALAALTTPGLARRAAELVREHLARCPGDAPHAAFFVDRRLDQGPAAASVVRPLVLDLLFGAPAGVRAELAVVLAAPGGAASHPLRGELADTLLREEADPDVLDVFLGAVAAGTTGRPQDRTRELLRRTGRQLLRAPGGPAVFERRTVELARTEPAFGALVARWLATAEAEAAALLGPSARRTVETLSRAAVDVT from the coding sequence ATGGCGGAGCTCGTCAAAATCTGCGATCCGGCCGGGCGGGAGCGCGGCAGCGGGTTCGTCGCGGACGACCGCGGGACGGTCGTCACCAGTCACGAGGCCGTCGACGGCCTGCCCCGGGTCGTGCTGCACGCCCCCGGCCGGACCTGGCTGGCCGAGGCGGCCGACGTGACCGCGCTGCCGGCCCTCGCGCTGGCCCTCATCCGCACGGACGGGCTCGGGCTGCGGCCGCTTCCGGTGGCGCCGCGCGAGGTGATCGATCCCGGGACCTACGTACGGCTGCCCGCGCGGGGATGGCGGCAGGCGCGGGTACTGGGCGGTACGGAGGTCGACTACCCGGCGACGGACCGGTCCCACGCGGTGCCCTCGGGCGTGGCCGTGGAGCTGGCGATCGGCACCGACGGCCGGGACGCGCTACGGCTGGGCGGGGAGGCCTGCGGGGGCCCCGTCCTCGACGCCGATTCCGGAGCGGTGCTCGCCGTGGTGGGCACCGCCTTGCGGGCGGAGCACCGCTCCGGAGGCTTCGCGGTGGCCCTGCGGGCGGCGGCCGGGGCCGATCCGCACGGCCCGCTGGCCGCACTGCTGGAACGCAACGCCGCGACCGTGCCCGGCCACGGAGCCGACCTGAACCTCGCCGGGGCACTGGAACTGACCGCGACCACACTGGGCGCCTCCCTCCTCCCGGACGGCCCCGAACCCGTGGAACGCCCGGGCATCGCCGCCGAACTGGACGCCTTCACCACCGGGGACCGCCCGGTCCTCGGCCTCGTCGGGGACCCCGGCACGGGCCGCACCACGGAGCTCGCGGCCCTGGCCGTACGCCGCGCACGGGGCGCCTGCCCGGCCCCGACGCTGTGGCTGCGCGGCGCGGACCTGCGCGCCACCGACACCTCCCTGGCCGACGCGGCCACCCGCGCCCTCACGGCGGCGGCCCGCATCGTGGGGTCGGCCGTTTCCCCCGAGGACGGAGCAGACCGGAGCACCGGTTCCGACGGTCCCGAGCGCGACGCTGCGGGATCGGCCGGTTCCGACGGGGCCGGGGGCGTGTCGGGGCGCTCCCCACAGGGCGCCGAACGCAGTGCCGCCCGACGTTCCGACCCCGCGTCACGTTCGGCGCCCGAGGAGACGCCCCGGCGCGCACCCGGCCCCGGCGGGACCCCGCCCGACGCCCGGCCCGGCCGAACGCCGGCCACCCCCGGCGGAACCACCCCGGCCGACGGGTGCGGCCGACCGGTCCCGGCGGGAGCCGCAGCGCACCTCGCCGACGTCGTCGCCCGCGCCGGCCGCCGCCTCCTCGTCGTCCTCGACGCCCCGGAGGAGATGCCGCCGGAGCTCGCCCACCGACTCGCCCCCTGGACCACCGCCACCGCAGCATGGCTGCAAGCCACCGGCACCCGGCTGGTCGTCGCCGCCCGACCCGAGTACTGGGAGGGGGCCGGCGCCCTCTACCCGCCCGAGGCACTGCACACCCCGGCCCGCTCCGCCCGACGGCTGCCCCCCGCCCTTCCGCTCGCGGACCTCGACGCCGCCGAGGCCGAGACCGCCCGGGCCCGCCTCGGCATCCCCGCCGACGCCGTCCGGGAGGCCGACGCCCGGCATCCGCTCACCCTGCACCTGCTCGCCGGGATCCGGGCCGCAGAGGTCACCACCGGCCGGCCAGGCCGCGACGAGGTCTTCGCCGCGCACCTGGACCTGCTGTGCCTGCGCACCGCCGTCCGCATCGCCGCGGCCTGTGCCGACGCCGGGGGCGCCCGGGTCCACGGACCCGGCGTCAAGCGGCTCGCCGCACGCGTGGCCGGCCGCGTCCACGAGGCCGCGCGGCGCGCTCTGGGACCCGGTCAGGGGCAACTGGACCGGGCCTCCTTCGAGGAACTGTTCCCCTGGCGCACCGGCTGGGCCTCCGCCGTGCTCACCGAAGGACTGCTGGTGCCCGCCGGGCCCGGCTACCGCTTCGCCCACGAGGAGCTGTCCGACTGGATCCAGGCCGGTCACCTGGACGTGCCGACCGCCCTCGGCCTGCTCGTCCACGGCCCGGCCGAGCCCGGGCTGCCCGTGCCCCGACACCGGATCGGGCCCGTCCTGGAGGCCCTGCGCCGGCTCGCCCCCGACCGGCTGCGCGGCGAGCTCACCGGGCTGGTCCACCGGCTCAACCGCTTCACCGAGGAACCGGAGCGGGCCGGCCCGGACCGCGCCTGGTGGGCCGCCCGGCTGCTGCGCGAGACCCTGCTCCGGGCCCCCGACGCACGGCCCCACCTGCCCGTCCTGCACGCCCTCGCCGAGCACGTGGCCCGGGCCGGCCCGGGGGAGTTCGGCGGCTGGTTCTGGAACCGGCTCCGGCTGCCCGAGCCCGACCGCCTCGACCTGTTGCGCCGGCTGCTGCCCGCCGACCCCGCCGAGGCGGTTCCCGGAGACCGCTACCTCGATGCCGCCGCCCGCCGCCTCGCCCGGGACCCGCGGCGCGCCCAGCCGCTGCTCTGCGCCTGGTTCACCGACGGGCGCCGGCTGCGCGGCCGCCCCGGGGCCACCGTCGCCACCGCCGCCCAGGCCCTGCTGCACACCCACCGCGGCCTCGCCGTGGACGACCTCACCGAGGCGCTCGTCGCCGCCGCGCACCCGCGCGCCGACGAGCTGCTCGCCGTACTCGCCGAGGAGGAGCCCTCCGCCCTGTGCCGGGCCGTCGACCGCTGGGCGCACGACGAACGCCCCGGGCGGCGGGTCGCGGCCGCCACCTACGGGCAGGCCACCGCCCCGCACGTGCGCACCCCCGCCGACCGCGAGCTGCTGCGCCACGCCGCCCGGGCGCTGCTCGCCCGCCCCGCCGACGCCACCCTGCACGGCAGCGCCCTGGCGATCCTGCTCCGCGACCCGCAGGCGCGCGGCCGCTACCTGCCCGACGCCCTGGCCTGCTTCCGCGATCCCGCATCCGGCTCCCGGCTGCCCGCGGAGGCACTGGTCGCGGCCCTGCCCGTGCTGCCCGATCCGGACGAGGTGTTCGCCGCCCTGCGCGCCCGGGCCGACGGGGAGGTGGTGCGCGCCCTGGCCGCGCTGACCACGCCGGGGCTGGCCCGGCGCGCGGCCGAGCTCGTACGGGAGCACCTCGCGCGGTGTCCCGGGGACGCCCCGCACGCCGCCTTCTTCGTGGACCGGCGGCTCGACCAGGGTCCGGCCGCCGCGTCGGTGGTGCGGCCGCTGGTCCTGGACCTGCTCTTCGGCGCCCCGGCGGGGGTGCGCGCCGAGCTGGCCGTCGTCCTGGCGGCGCCCGGCGGGGCGGCCTCGCACCCGCTGCGCGGGGAGCTGGCCGACACCCTGCTGCGCGAGGAGGCCGATCCGGACGTGCTCGACGTGTTCCTCGGAGCCGTAGCGGCCGGGACCACCGGGCGCCCGCAGGACCGTACCCGCGAGCTGCTGCGGCGTACCGGGCGGCAGCTGCTGCGGGCTCCGGGTGGGCCGGCGGTCTTCGAGCGGAGGACCGTCGAGCTGGCCCGGACCGAGCCGGCCTTCGGGGCGCTGGTGGCCCGCTGGCTGGCGACGGCGGAAGCGGAGGCCGCGGCCCTGCTCGGGCCGAGTGCCCGGCGGACGGTGGAGACCCTGAGCAGGGCGGCCGTGGATGTGACGTGA